Proteins from one Camelina sativa cultivar DH55 chromosome 8, Cs, whole genome shotgun sequence genomic window:
- the LOC104706798 gene encoding uncharacterized protein LOC104706798 isoform X3, which produces MQASLTDSAFRKTISASSAKELWDILEKEMKLLMRLWVMLQTFHTCWDYGRPEMKELMRLYVTIHRFLRLCKKMRCFTSTPKETGGNRRKPTSIGSHLQFKVPFNWVNQEDEHVGTHTPTPAYVVFIH; this is translated from the exons ATGCAAGCTTCACTCACAGATTCGGCGTTCAGGAAAACTATCTCGGCTTCATCGGCTAAGGAGCTTTGGGATATACTCGAGAAAG AGATGAAATTGCTCATGAGGCTTTGGGTTATGCTGCAAACTTTTCACACATGTTGGGATTATGGTAGGCCTGAGATGAAAGAGCTTATGAGGCTTTATGTCACCATCCATAG ATTTCTTAGGCTCTGTAAAAAAATGAGATGCTTCACATCAACACCTAAAGAAACTGGTGGGAACAGAAGAAAGCCAACAAGCATCG GTAGCCATCTACAGTTTAAAGTACCATTCAATTGGGTAAATCAGGAGGATGAG CATGTGGGGACCCATACTCCAACTCCTGCCTACGTGGTATTTATACactga
- the LOC104706798 gene encoding uncharacterized protein LOC104706798 isoform X2 yields MQASLTDSAFRKTISASSAKELWDILEKGSSYSDAVPLLGELIDMKALDMNLNKLVEFFRSYDSFSEMKLLMRLWVMLQTFHTCWDYGRPEMKELMRLYVTIHRFLRLCKKMRCFTSTPKETGGNRRKPTSIGSHLQFKVPFNWVNQEDEEIEMSNV; encoded by the exons ATGCAAGCTTCACTCACAGATTCGGCGTTCAGGAAAACTATCTCGGCTTCATCGGCTAAGGAGCTTTGGGATATACTCGAGAAAG GTTCATCATACAGTGATGCTGTTCCTCTTTTGGGAGAACTCATTGATATGAAGGCGCTTGATATGAATCTTAATAAGCTTGTTGAGTTTTTTCGTTCCTATGATTCGTTCTCAGAGATGAAATTGCTCATGAGGCTTTGGGTTATGCTGCAAACTTTTCACACATGTTGGGATTATGGTAGGCCTGAGATGAAAGAGCTTATGAGGCTTTATGTCACCATCCATAG ATTTCTTAGGCTCTGTAAAAAAATGAGATGCTTCACATCAACACCTAAAGAAACTGGTGGGAACAGAAGAAAGCCAACAAGCATCG GTAGCCATCTACAGTTTAAAGTACCATTCAATTGGGTAAATCAGGAGGATGAG GAAATAGAGATGTCAAACGTTTAG
- the LOC104706798 gene encoding uncharacterized protein LOC104706798 isoform X1 — protein MQASLTDSAFRKTISASSAKELWDILEKGSSYSDAVPLLGELIDMKALDMNLNKLVEFFRSYDSFSEMKLLMRLWVMLQTFHTCWDYGRPEMKELMRLYVTIHRFLRLCKKMRCFTSTPKETGGNRRKPTSIGSHLQFKVPFNWVNQEDEHVGTHTPTPAYVVFIH, from the exons ATGCAAGCTTCACTCACAGATTCGGCGTTCAGGAAAACTATCTCGGCTTCATCGGCTAAGGAGCTTTGGGATATACTCGAGAAAG GTTCATCATACAGTGATGCTGTTCCTCTTTTGGGAGAACTCATTGATATGAAGGCGCTTGATATGAATCTTAATAAGCTTGTTGAGTTTTTTCGTTCCTATGATTCGTTCTCAGAGATGAAATTGCTCATGAGGCTTTGGGTTATGCTGCAAACTTTTCACACATGTTGGGATTATGGTAGGCCTGAGATGAAAGAGCTTATGAGGCTTTATGTCACCATCCATAG ATTTCTTAGGCTCTGTAAAAAAATGAGATGCTTCACATCAACACCTAAAGAAACTGGTGGGAACAGAAGAAAGCCAACAAGCATCG GTAGCCATCTACAGTTTAAAGTACCATTCAATTGGGTAAATCAGGAGGATGAG CATGTGGGGACCCATACTCCAACTCCTGCCTACGTGGTATTTATACactga